A single Rhopalosiphum padi isolate XX-2018 chromosome 4, ASM2088224v1, whole genome shotgun sequence DNA region contains:
- the LOC132930928 gene encoding uncharacterized protein LOC132930928, with product MLFVMDDQIGWIIVEFVDDESVEVVPNCWLKNNSCAWPKASKQAKKYVQKRIKPNMNDFIFYKSRQIGHKVYSSYNEAKIKLPLAMHKSDLSSADDIIDGMTKRKRKFPYYRGQSLSPATTIKSKKLEKVNNSKQIKMSSNSCPPRYHDVSQSVNLNEETNIFEPSDDSNDVSYDSDKDPLWKIDKSQSKSVIDGINCITPEKHASSLVNKPIDDIEHIISSPVGTWTVEKNEDTQLLYKTSSDRNSIKVKKILFCDQNIENTGSSGITANILKLPQDTTILQNQPNISNDFQRFITNTLVNMKYDIGSILSIVQSNSININTLMANKNTSAKNITNLDNIFPIKNHDELESLEIKIKTDENFKNTLVTQLSVLIDVNDLGNSVRRIVSRMLSDVLLSNYSLHGFKSKLCFSGLNTYRVIIDAIRVNVKYSVVPEKEIDNSLGIWLSHAPFRIKKVSQKQEKLSRSLL from the exons ATGCTGTTTGTG atggaTGATCAAATAGGATGGATTATTGTTGAGTTTGTTGATGATGAAAGTGTTGAAGTGGTACCAAACTgttggttaaaaaataattcttgcgCTTGGCCTAAAGCTTCTAAACAAGCGAAAAAATATGTCCAAAAAAGAATTAAGCCAAATatgaatgattttatattttacaaatccaGACAAATTGGACATAAAGTTTATA GTTCATATAAtgaagcaaaaataaaattgccatTGGCAATGCATAAATCAGACTTATCAAGTGCTGATGACATTATTGATGGTATGACAAAAAGAAAAAGGAAATTTCCTTATTATAGAGGTCAAAGTTTGTCTCCTGCCAcaactataaaatcaaaaaaacttgaaaaagttaataattcaaaacaaataaaaatgtcttctaATAGCTGTCCCCCTCGTTATCACG atgtttcTCAGTCAGTTAATTTAAACGaggaaacaaatatttttgaaccttCTGATGATTCAAATGATGTGTCTTATGACTCGGACAAAGATCCTCTTTGGAAAATCGATAAAAgccaaa gcaaATCTGTTATTGAtggtattaattgtataacacCTGAAAAACATGCCTCTTCATTAGTTAATAAACCCATTGATGATATAGAACATATAATTTCATCTCCTGTTGGGACTTGGACGGTTGAAAAAAATGAggatacacaattattatataaaacaagttCTGATCGAAATAgtatcaaagttaaaaaaatattattttgtgatcaaaatattgaaaacacag gatCATCTGGTATTAcagctaatattttaaaactgccaCAAGATACtacaattttacaaaaccaGCCAAATATATCTAATG ATTTTCAACGGTTTATTACTAACACTTtggtaaatatgaaatatgacaTTGGCAGCATTTTAAGTATTGTACAATCaaacagtattaatattaatacattgatggctaataaaaatacatcagcCAAAAATATCACAAATCTTGACAACATATTTCCTATTAAAAATCATGATGAATTAGAGTcattggaaataaaaattaagactgatgaaaactttaaaaatacattg GTTACTCAATTATCAGTGTTAATAGATGTTAATGATCTTGGAAATAGTGTTCGAAGAATTGTTTCAAGAATGTTAAGTGATGTTTTGCTATCTAATTATTCGTTACATGGATTTAAGTCTAAGCTATGTTTTTCAGGCTTAAATACCTATCGtgttattatag atGCTATACGAGTTAACGTCAAGTACAGTGTTGTTCCTGAAAAAGAAATAGATAACTCATTAGGAATTTGGCTATCCCATGCTCCATTCCGCATTAAAAAAGTATCCCAAAAACAAGAAAAACTCTCAAGAAGCCTTTTatga